One genomic window of Polyangium aurulentum includes the following:
- a CDS encoding tyrosine-type recombinase/integrase, whose translation MGRPRTGSVRKEGDHFVARILLDGKYERIHLPTGLSEERAREMAQFYTANPDKARERLAEQGRGRRCGTVEPKGETFNEYLERWLEDRDRRGLSGIQRDRGAILNRVSPHIGTKPIAVITRRDLEAVVESLDRDVLEGKIQWATAVRVWGSTRKLFRDAARSKVKALRVRDDNPAAEVAPPDKGIEKAMVYIYPDEFLRLVECEKIPLEWRRIFALATYLYLRFSEIDRLRWSDLDLDRSIAYIQRGFDDYRKIEKTPKGGKTRKFHIEPNLLPLLRVMRAEAGSEGYVCHDQLSRPAARFRECLLQAGITRPELFKSDATHKRITFHDLRATGCTWMALRGDQPLVIQQRAGHRHFSTTQRYIREAESISGNVGQPFPQLPAALLRFRENLAGNLAESTQPSEIIHPARPRQGDAVEPSEPDWGAIGSETGRGSEPTGAHRYAISSRLTRCALLGALNLWSEQ comes from the coding sequence ATGGGACGTCCGCGAACGGGAAGCGTACGCAAAGAGGGCGACCACTTCGTCGCCCGTATCTTGCTCGACGGCAAGTACGAGCGAATTCACCTGCCGACAGGGCTGTCAGAAGAGCGCGCCCGCGAGATGGCGCAGTTCTACACCGCCAACCCCGACAAGGCGCGCGAGCGGCTTGCCGAGCAAGGACGCGGCCGCCGCTGCGGGACAGTCGAGCCGAAGGGCGAGACGTTCAACGAATACCTCGAACGCTGGTTAGAGGACCGCGATCGACGCGGATTGTCCGGTATCCAGCGAGACCGCGGCGCGATTCTCAACCGCGTATCGCCGCATATCGGAACCAAGCCGATCGCAGTGATCACGCGACGTGATCTCGAGGCGGTCGTCGAATCCCTCGATCGCGACGTCCTGGAGGGCAAGATCCAGTGGGCCACAGCGGTCCGGGTCTGGGGCTCCACGCGAAAGCTCTTCCGCGATGCTGCCCGCTCCAAGGTCAAGGCCCTACGCGTCCGCGACGACAACCCCGCCGCGGAGGTCGCACCCCCGGACAAGGGGATCGAAAAAGCGATGGTCTACATCTACCCGGACGAATTCTTGCGGCTCGTCGAATGCGAGAAGATCCCCCTTGAATGGCGCCGCATCTTCGCGCTTGCCACGTACCTCTACCTCCGCTTTTCCGAAATCGATCGGCTCCGATGGTCCGACCTCGACCTCGACCGCAGCATCGCTTATATCCAGCGCGGCTTCGACGATTACCGCAAGATCGAGAAGACGCCGAAGGGAGGCAAGACGCGCAAGTTCCACATCGAGCCCAACTTGCTCCCCTTGCTCCGCGTCATGCGCGCCGAGGCGGGCAGCGAGGGCTACGTCTGCCACGACCAGCTCAGCCGCCCCGCCGCGCGTTTCCGCGAGTGCCTGCTCCAGGCGGGGATCACCCGCCCCGAGCTCTTCAAATCCGACGCAACGCACAAGCGGATCACCTTCCACGACCTCCGCGCCACGGGTTGCACGTGGATGGCGCTCCGTGGAGATCAGCCGCTCGTCATACAGCAGCGGGCGGGACACCGGCACTTCTCCACCACGCAGCGCTACATCCGGGAGGCCGAGAGTATCAGCGGCAACGTCGGGCAGCCGTTCCCCCAACTACCTGCCGCCCTGCTCCGCTTCCGCGAGAATCTGGCGGGCAATCTGGCGGAAAGCACGCAACCCTCTGAAATCATTCACCCCGCACGCCCTCGGCAAGGGGATGCAGTAGAGCCGAGCGAGCCGGATTGGGGGGCGATCGGTTCAGAAACGGGGCGGGGAAGCGAGCCGACGGGAGCGCATAGGTACGCGATTTCATCACGCCTGACCCGCTGCGCTCTCCTCGGCGCCCTGAACCTGTGGAGCGAACAGTGA
- a CDS encoding putative metal-binding motif-containing protein, which yields MGTGGAGGAGGGTAGSGGLSSSSTAAMGGAGGTGGAGGGVQNCGADSQCDDGIACTIDRCLNAGPSLGTCAHEIQTENACGSNEVCDPSKGGCVDAPPCTIDSDCKGVFGSGPCIALVYCGPSQTCRFELPDVDNDDHMPMECGGDDCDDMQSAAYPGAAEICDGLDNNCNGLADGEDPQTDYSRPDGCGTCGLDCYEVLLHVDAPTVSCNPGDMPGKAPGTCTGQCTCLAPDDCWWDIDQTDGIGCEYKCQLTDPVDVCNDGLDNECDGKIDNGPGCP from the coding sequence ATGGGAACCGGCGGCGCAGGTGGCGCAGGCGGCGGCACGGCGGGGAGCGGCGGGCTCTCCTCCTCTTCGACGGCCGCAATGGGCGGCGCCGGTGGGACGGGCGGCGCAGGGGGAGGCGTGCAGAATTGCGGCGCGGACTCCCAGTGTGATGACGGGATCGCGTGTACGATCGATCGATGCCTGAACGCGGGCCCGTCTCTCGGAACCTGCGCCCACGAAATTCAGACGGAGAACGCGTGTGGCAGCAACGAGGTCTGCGACCCGTCGAAAGGCGGCTGCGTGGACGCGCCTCCTTGCACGATCGACAGCGATTGCAAGGGGGTATTCGGCAGCGGGCCCTGCATCGCCCTCGTCTACTGCGGGCCATCCCAGACGTGCCGGTTCGAGCTCCCGGACGTCGACAACGACGATCACATGCCCATGGAATGCGGCGGCGACGACTGCGATGACATGCAATCCGCCGCCTACCCCGGCGCGGCCGAAATTTGCGACGGGCTGGACAACAACTGCAACGGACTCGCAGACGGCGAGGACCCCCAAACCGACTACAGCCGGCCGGATGGCTGCGGGACGTGTGGTCTCGACTGCTACGAGGTCCTGCTCCACGTGGACGCCCCGACCGTGAGTTGCAATCCGGGTGACATGCCCGGAAAGGCGCCAGGCACGTGCACCGGTCAATGTACTTGCCTTGCGCCGGACGATTGCTGGTGGGATATCGATCAAACGGACGGCATCGGCTGCGAGTACAAGTGCCAGTTGACGGACCCCGTCGACGTCTGCAACGACGGGCTGGACAACGAGTGCGACGGCAAGATTGACAATGGGCCAGGGTGCCCTTGA
- a CDS encoding dTDP-4-dehydrorhamnose 3,5-epimerase family protein, which translates to MESRQLGISGAWEFAPQVHTGSAGTFVEPYSAPEFAEAVGHPISLGHLNVSVATAGTLRGIHFGDVPPGQAKYITCVAGAVWDVVVDLRVGSPTFGKWEGVLLDDQSRRAVYLGEGLGHGYVSLEDRSVLVYACSQPYVAGREHRINSLDPAMSIDWPTTGRDGAKLDFIIGRQDRAAPTLKQALDRGMLPDLRAVNAWVASMREKSGKNPGSPP; encoded by the coding sequence ATGGAATCGCGTCAGCTTGGCATATCAGGCGCGTGGGAATTCGCCCCGCAGGTGCACACCGGGAGCGCTGGGACCTTCGTGGAGCCCTACAGTGCACCGGAGTTCGCCGAGGCGGTCGGGCACCCAATATCCCTGGGTCACCTGAACGTCTCGGTCGCGACGGCCGGGACTCTGCGTGGAATCCATTTCGGTGATGTCCCCCCGGGGCAAGCCAAGTACATCACCTGCGTCGCCGGCGCAGTCTGGGACGTGGTCGTCGATCTTCGGGTCGGCTCGCCGACGTTCGGCAAATGGGAAGGCGTGCTGCTCGATGACCAGAGCCGCCGGGCCGTTTACCTGGGCGAGGGGCTCGGGCATGGCTACGTCTCTCTCGAGGATCGCTCCGTTCTGGTTTACGCGTGCTCACAGCCCTACGTCGCCGGGCGGGAGCACAGAATCAACTCGCTCGACCCGGCAATGAGCATCGATTGGCCCACCACAGGCCGAGACGGAGCGAAGCTGGACTTCATCATCGGTCGCCAAGACCGTGCTGCTCCCACGCTGAAACAAGCGCTCGACCGGGGCATGCTCCCGGATCTGCGCGCCGTGAATGCTTGGGTGGCGTCGATGAGGGAGAAGTCAGGCAAAAACCCTGGCTCGCCTCCGTAG
- a CDS encoding ATP-grasp domain-containing protein has protein sequence MSRLLILAPSGPDSQDLVNAAGRLGHGVFSASHVTKHSPGDKMDGIADDFVIDFSSSGAVSQIVDHAVDRRINGIVTTNEFLTPLVTRACAALSLPGNLVEFATAPRSKVGMANRFERCGVAMPRTFVVESEDDLHEIIRKQQLSFPLVVKPAENAGSKGVSIVSAKNELPAAFARVQFQEGTYDIPLDKRVIVQEYVDGDEYSVESVTQNGRTRHICVTRKITTAGAFRVEIGHSVPARLEDALDERILGEVSKAIRAVGILNSISHTEVKVRPDGSCAVIEVASRIGAGRIGTLVDLALGINLPEATVNVALGVPMSVEPLRSSYATIRLFLCPAGGRLVAVKNMPEVGDDVPIVTLSREIGSIVSGPESNKGRIGHFIVTGTDERAVNRRADELSSRVEITVEPTVADAGHRT, from the coding sequence ATGAGCCGCCTTCTGATTCTTGCGCCGTCAGGTCCAGACAGCCAGGACCTGGTCAACGCTGCCGGCAGGCTGGGACACGGCGTTTTCTCTGCGTCCCACGTCACAAAGCATTCACCGGGCGACAAAATGGACGGGATTGCCGATGACTTCGTCATCGACTTCTCGAGCAGCGGGGCCGTGTCGCAGATCGTCGACCATGCCGTCGATCGTCGAATCAACGGGATTGTTACGACGAACGAGTTTTTGACGCCGCTCGTGACGCGCGCATGCGCAGCCCTGTCCTTGCCAGGAAATCTGGTGGAGTTCGCCACGGCGCCACGCAGCAAGGTTGGCATGGCGAATCGGTTCGAGCGCTGCGGTGTCGCCATGCCCAGGACCTTCGTCGTGGAGAGCGAGGACGATCTGCACGAGATCATCCGCAAGCAACAGCTCTCCTTTCCCCTCGTGGTCAAGCCGGCCGAGAACGCCGGATCGAAAGGCGTGAGCATCGTGTCCGCCAAGAATGAGTTGCCTGCCGCCTTCGCTCGCGTCCAGTTCCAGGAGGGAACCTACGACATCCCACTCGACAAGCGGGTCATCGTGCAGGAGTACGTCGACGGCGACGAGTACAGCGTCGAATCCGTGACACAGAATGGACGCACCAGGCACATTTGCGTCACACGAAAGATCACGACCGCCGGGGCTTTTCGAGTGGAGATCGGCCACTCGGTCCCAGCGCGGCTCGAGGATGCTTTGGATGAACGAATTCTGGGCGAAGTGAGCAAGGCCATCCGAGCGGTCGGCATTCTCAACAGCATCTCTCATACCGAGGTCAAGGTGCGGCCTGACGGAAGCTGTGCAGTCATCGAGGTCGCGTCACGGATCGGCGCTGGCCGCATTGGGACTCTCGTCGACCTTGCTCTGGGCATCAATCTGCCCGAAGCGACCGTCAACGTCGCCCTCGGGGTCCCGATGAGCGTCGAACCATTGCGTAGCTCCTATGCGACCATACGCCTGTTCCTCTGTCCCGCAGGGGGGAGGCTCGTGGCCGTGAAGAACATGCCAGAGGTCGGCGATGACGTGCCGATCGTGACGCTCAGCCGCGAGATAGGCTCGATCGTGAGCGGCCCGGAGAGCAACAAGGGCCGCATCGGCCACTTCATCGTCACGGGCACGGACGAGCGCGCCGTTAATCGACGTGCGGATGAGCTTTCGAGCCGCGTCGAGATCACGGTCGAACCGACCGTCGCCGATGCAGGTCACCGCACCTGA